Proteins found in one Zea mays cultivar B73 chromosome 1, Zm-B73-REFERENCE-NAM-5.0, whole genome shotgun sequence genomic segment:
- the LOC103644219 gene encoding polygalacturonase ADPG2, with amino-acid sequence MASSMKPTMLASTAALPLLALLLLLLHLSSGALEAVVVSASNGTAADGASYTCSGSLTWPSSSHQSVFSLDRYGARGDGRHDDTGALARAWEAACASPRPAVLLVPGGRRYLLKLVVLRGPCRSRVAVTVKGTLVASPNRADWSDSDRRHWIVFRSVDRLTVHGRGSIDGNGHSWWPHSCKINKALPCKAAPTALSFHYCTNLRVENLKMMNSQQIHMSIEDCASVQVSRLSITAPGTSPNTDGIHITRSKDVRVTNCKIKTGDDCMSIEDGTHGLHVSGVVCGPGHGISVGSLGDDDSRAEVSGITIDSVQLHGTTNGARIKTYQGGSGYARDITFQNMAMHGVRNPIVIDQSYCDRAEAEPPCREQRSAVQISDVVFRNIRGTTVTRDAIRMSCSRDVPCRGIVLQNIDLKMQGGKGHAESTCQNAKWRKSGKVVPQPCTSKEEGKVGQLLEFLLDHELASSLRSWSSWSLWN; translated from the exons ATGGCGTCCAGCATGAAGCCGACAATGCTCGCGTCCACGGCGGCCCTGCCCCTCCTcgcgctcctcctcctcctcctccacctctcgTCCGGCGCTCTCGAGGCCGTAGTAGTAAGCGCGAGCAACGGCACCGCAGCCGACGGTGCGAGCTACACGTGCAGCGGGTCCCTGACGTGGCCGTCGTCGTCTCACCAGAGCGTGTTCAGCCTCGACCGCTACGGCGCCCGCGGCGACGGCAGGCACGACGACACGGGCGCGCTCGCCAGGGCGTGGGAGGCGGCGTGCGCCTCGCCGCGGCCGGCCGTCCTGCTCGTCCCCGGCGGCAGGCGCTACCTGCTCAAGCTCGTCGTCCTGCGTGGCCCGTGCAGGTCCCGCGTCGCGGTCACCGTGAAGGGCACCCTGGTGGCGTCGCCCAACAGGGCGGACTGGAGCGACAGCGACCGGAGGCACTGGATCGTGTTCCGGAGCGTCGACAGGCTCACTGTCCACGGCCGTGGCTCCATCGACGGCAACGGACACAGCTGGTGGCCGCACTCGTGCAAGATCAACAAGGCTCTG CCCTGCAAGGCGGCTCCAACGGCTCTGTCGTTCCACTACTGCACCAATCTAAGGGTGGAGaatctcaagatgatgaacagccaGCAGATCCACATGTCGATCGAGGACTGCGCCAGCGTGCAGGTGTCAAGGCTGTCCATCACAGCACCCGGCACGAGCCCTAACACCGACGGCATCCACATCACGCGCAGCAAAGATGTGCGCGTCACGAACTGCAAGATCAAGACAG GAGACGACTGCATGTCGATCGAGGACGGGACGCACGGCCTCCACGTCTCCGGCGTCGTCTGTGGCCCCGGGCACGGGATCAGCGTCGGGAGCCTAGGAGACGACGACTCGCGAGCGGAGGTCTCCGGCATCACCATAGACTCAGTGCAGCTACACGGCACCACCAACGGGGCCCGGATCAAGACGTACCAGGGAGGCAGCGGGTACGCCAGGGACATCACGTTCCAGAACATGGCCATGCACGGCGTCAGGAACCCGATCGTCATCGACCAGAGCTACTGCGACAGGGCCGAGGCTGAGCCGCCGTGCCGGGAGCAGAGGTCGGCGGTGCAGATCAGCGACGTCGTCTTCAGGAACATCCGGGGGACGACCGTCACCAGGGACGCCATCAGGATGAGCTGCAGCAGGGACGTCCCGTGCCGGGGCATCGTCCTGCAGAACATTGACCTCAAAATGCAGGGCGGGAAGGGACACGCGGAGAGCACCTGCCAGAATGCCAAGTGGAGAAAGTCCGGAAAGGTCGTTCCGCAGCCGTGCACCTCGAAGGAGGAGGGCAAGGTTGGGCAGCTGTTGGAGTTCCTCTTAGATCACGAGCTCGCGTCGTCTTTGCGCTCGTGGAGTTCCTGGTCACTGTGGAACTAG